Proteins from a single region of Companilactobacillus farciminis KCTC 3681 = DSM 20184:
- a CDS encoding glycerate kinase — MKIVLAPDSYKNSLTAKQVAQSMKKGFAKVYPDAEFVNVPMADGGEGTVQSLVDARNGQMVTETVVNPLGNKTQAQYGLIDDGQVAVIEMAQASGIQFINQFTQNPYVTTTFGTGELIKSAIQKGAKTIIIGIGGSATNDGGAGMAQALGAHLLDDKGEELQYGGAMLKKLDHIDISEMLPELKDVKVVIASDVTNPLTGENGASHVFGPQKGANPEMVDFLDEALSHYADVLKRDLGKDLEQTPGAGAAGGLGAGLLAFTNSQMRSGVDIVVDYTGLKDIVQDADVVITGEGQIDFQTKFGKTPIGVAKATKAVNPNATVIAIAGSVGEKISELYPLGIDAIFTCVPGVEDLSKAIADTDKNLQQVSENIARLIKNTK, encoded by the coding sequence ATGAAAATAGTATTAGCTCCAGATTCATATAAGAACTCGTTAACTGCCAAACAAGTTGCTCAATCAATGAAAAAGGGCTTTGCCAAAGTTTATCCTGATGCCGAATTCGTCAATGTACCAATGGCTGATGGTGGTGAAGGAACGGTTCAATCATTAGTTGATGCAAGAAATGGCCAAATGGTCACTGAAACAGTAGTTAATCCGTTAGGTAACAAAACCCAAGCTCAATACGGTCTAATCGATGATGGTCAAGTTGCCGTTATCGAAATGGCTCAAGCTAGTGGGATTCAATTTATCAATCAATTTACCCAAAATCCTTACGTTACGACAACTTTTGGAACTGGTGAATTGATCAAATCAGCTATTCAAAAGGGTGCTAAGACTATCATTATTGGAATCGGCGGTTCTGCCACAAATGATGGTGGTGCCGGAATGGCCCAAGCCTTAGGTGCTCATTTGTTAGATGATAAAGGTGAAGAATTGCAATATGGTGGTGCCATGCTTAAAAAACTCGACCATATTGACATTTCCGAGATGTTGCCAGAATTAAAGGATGTTAAGGTCGTCATTGCTTCTGATGTTACTAATCCTTTAACTGGTGAGAATGGTGCCAGTCACGTCTTCGGACCACAAAAAGGTGCTAATCCGGAAATGGTTGACTTCCTAGATGAAGCTTTATCGCATTATGCCGATGTTTTAAAACGTGATCTAGGAAAAGATTTAGAACAAACACCTGGTGCCGGTGCTGCTGGTGGATTGGGAGCAGGACTTTTAGCCTTTACTAATTCACAAATGCGTTCAGGGGTCGACATTGTCGTTGACTATACCGGCTTAAAAGATATTGTACAAGATGCTGACGTCGTTATAACTGGCGAAGGTCAGATTGATTTTCAGACTAAATTCGGCAAGACTCCCATTGGGGTTGCCAAGGCTACTAAGGCCGTCAATCCCAATGCGACAGTAATTGCCATCGCTGGTTCCGTCGGCGAAAAGATTTCTGAGTTATATCCTTTGGGTATTGACGCTATCTTCACCTGTGTTCCGGGGGTAGAAGATTTATCCAAAGCCATTGCTGATACTGATAAAAACCTTCAACAAGTATCAGAGAACATCGCCCGTTTAATCAAAAATACAAAATAA
- a CDS encoding GntP family permease has translation MVIAWWAALLGLLLAIGLILFRVNPVYALIFGAIVGCLVGGMSLTQTTDTIVKGSSGVMGTIIRVIAAGVLAGVMMESGAANVIASNIVNHFSDKLAILALALSTMALTGVGIFIPVAVLIVAPIALEVGQKMHYSKLSLLVALSGGGKAGNVISPNPNTIAAAKGFNVDLSQVMIADFVPAVVGLIVTVLLATLIKHRGSFVPDDQKFESKQQDDLPSLKAAIVTPLVAVVLLLITPVGDIFGIKALASFNLDAMYILPIAGLIGTLAMGQSKKFLQYMAKGLARMTDVVMILIGAGAIAGLVSASNLPQKVVEIVQTTGISGTFLAPIAGILMAAATASTSTGVILASNSFAKSIMSFGISGTGAAAMVHTGATVIDQLPHGNYFHVTAQAVQMHFKERMSVVLWEMLVGLSMTIVATLMYGNLF, from the coding sequence ATGGTTATTGCATGGTGGGCAGCACTTTTGGGGTTGCTTTTAGCGATTGGCTTGATTTTATTTAGAGTTAATCCAGTTTACGCTTTGATCTTTGGTGCAATCGTAGGATGTTTAGTCGGTGGGATGTCTCTGACACAAACGACTGATACGATTGTCAAAGGTAGTTCCGGTGTCATGGGGACGATTATTCGAGTAATCGCAGCCGGAGTCTTAGCTGGTGTCATGATGGAATCTGGTGCAGCTAACGTAATTGCTTCTAATATCGTGAACCATTTTAGCGATAAGTTAGCAATTTTAGCATTGGCACTTTCTACAATGGCTTTGACTGGCGTGGGAATTTTTATTCCGGTGGCAGTTTTAATCGTAGCACCGATTGCACTAGAGGTCGGTCAAAAGATGCATTACAGCAAGCTTTCATTATTAGTGGCTCTGTCTGGTGGAGGTAAGGCGGGTAACGTTATTTCGCCTAATCCCAATACAATTGCGGCTGCTAAAGGATTTAATGTCGATTTATCACAAGTAATGATTGCTGATTTTGTTCCAGCAGTCGTTGGTTTGATCGTAACAGTTTTGTTGGCAACTTTAATTAAGCATCGTGGTTCTTTTGTACCAGATGATCAAAAATTTGAGTCGAAGCAACAAGACGATTTACCAAGTTTAAAAGCTGCTATCGTCACACCTTTGGTAGCGGTAGTGTTGCTTTTGATCACCCCAGTAGGAGATATTTTTGGTATCAAGGCGTTAGCTTCATTCAATCTTGATGCGATGTATATTTTACCGATAGCTGGTTTGATTGGAACTTTAGCCATGGGTCAAAGTAAGAAGTTCTTGCAATACATGGCTAAAGGATTAGCTAGAATGACTGATGTCGTAATGATTTTGATTGGTGCTGGTGCGATTGCTGGGTTGGTTTCAGCATCAAACTTGCCACAAAAAGTTGTCGAAATCGTTCAAACAACTGGAATTTCTGGTACTTTCTTAGCTCCAATCGCTGGTATTTTGATGGCCGCAGCTACGGCTTCAACTTCAACTGGTGTTATCTTAGCTTCAAATTCATTTGCCAAGTCGATTATGTCATTTGGAATTTCTGGAACTGGTGCAGCCGCAATGGTCCACACTGGTGCCACAGTAATCGATCAATTGCCACATGGTAATTATTTCCACGTTACAGCTCAAGCAGTACAAATGCACTTTAAGGAAAGAATGAGTGTTGTTTTGTGGGAAATGTTAGTTGGACTTTCAATGACAATTGTCGCAACATTGATGTATGGAAATTTGTTTTAG
- a CDS encoding CdaR family transcriptional regulator: MKLDPNLAQSIVDKMMKSVPYNINMMNEKGIIIASGDKTRIHTLHIGAVDTIQSGKTKPMIQSFGKYGQPGVNIPVQFNNETIGVIGITGDPEKVTPLASLLKISTELLISQINNTKVEGRRKESLNHFLYEWTNTEDALANDELQLRAETLNIDLSINRYIVLIETNDLSELQISPFDFSYKKTPEEYLLIVRNETDLKRYLKFSKENHLMIGISDKLVNLKQAVRQAQDTITVSKELQLEGFYHFKEVRFLNHILDSNLYSKKALSVFKSFLKTKSGLELIDTIDCYFKHNGNVTETSKALNVHRNTTNYRLNNISEYFGLDLRDLTDVLQLYVNFLYFKKYQYEHR, translated from the coding sequence ATGAAATTAGACCCGAATCTGGCACAGTCTATCGTTGATAAAATGATGAAGAGTGTGCCTTATAACATTAATATGATGAACGAAAAAGGAATTATTATTGCCAGTGGCGACAAGACTCGAATTCACACCCTACATATCGGTGCCGTCGACACTATTCAAAGTGGCAAGACTAAGCCAATGATTCAGTCATTTGGTAAGTACGGTCAACCAGGAGTTAATATCCCGGTACAATTTAACAATGAAACTATTGGTGTTATCGGCATTACTGGTGATCCTGAAAAAGTCACTCCACTTGCCTCACTATTGAAAATCTCAACCGAGTTATTGATTTCACAAATTAACAACACCAAAGTTGAAGGTCGTCGCAAGGAAAGTTTAAATCATTTCTTATATGAATGGACTAATACCGAAGACGCCTTGGCAAACGATGAATTGCAGCTACGTGCTGAGACTTTAAACATCGACTTATCAATCAATCGCTATATTGTTCTGATTGAAACAAATGATTTAAGCGAATTACAAATCAGCCCCTTTGATTTTTCTTACAAAAAAACTCCGGAAGAATATTTACTGATTGTTAGAAACGAGACCGATTTGAAAAGATACCTAAAATTCAGTAAAGAAAACCATCTAATGATTGGTATCAGCGATAAGTTGGTTAACCTTAAACAAGCCGTTCGTCAAGCTCAAGATACTATTACTGTCAGTAAAGAATTACAATTAGAAGGTTTTTATCATTTTAAAGAAGTACGTTTTCTCAACCACATTCTTGATAGCAACCTGTATTCAAAAAAAGCCTTGAGTGTTTTTAAAAGCTTTCTCAAGACTAAATCTGGTTTGGAATTAATTGATACGATCGACTGTTATTTTAAGCATAACGGTAACGTAACGGAGACTTCTAAAGCTTTAAATGTTCATCGTAATACCACTAATTACCGGCTTAACAATATTTCCGAATACTTTGGTTTGGATCTAAGAGATTTAACCGACGTTTTGCAATTATACGTTAACTTCCTTTATTTCAAAAAATATCAGTATGAGCATCGCTAA
- a CDS encoding alpha/beta hydrolase, with product MVLMNLNYRTNYLHTYFKTTVVIPDTNESNYTTVWLLHGYTGDDSAWIRHVNVEKLARQHNVAIIMPEARNSFYSDSDFIPYYSYFIDEFIPKMQHLLPISKDRSKNYIVGSSMGGYGALKIAFKNNDFFSKVAALSPITDIEHFRDNPKSPMAKNTFDSIFDSPEKLAKNQLTNIYNNRQPKQEILTLCGDQDFMHEDNVMFKNFLSIHAKGRYTWVPVEGDHSWNTWSQNIDRVFDWLEK from the coding sequence ATGGTATTAATGAATTTGAATTACAGAACTAATTATTTACATACTTATTTCAAAACTACTGTTGTAATTCCGGACACTAATGAATCTAATTACACAACAGTCTGGTTGCTTCATGGCTACACCGGTGACGACAGTGCTTGGATCAGACACGTTAACGTCGAAAAACTAGCCCGTCAGCATAACGTTGCCATCATTATGCCTGAAGCCAGAAATTCGTTTTATTCTGATTCCGACTTCATACCTTACTATTCTTATTTCATCGATGAATTCATCCCCAAAATGCAACACCTCTTGCCTATTTCAAAAGATAGATCCAAAAACTACATCGTTGGTTCCAGTATGGGTGGATATGGAGCTTTAAAGATTGCTTTTAAAAACAACGATTTCTTCAGTAAAGTTGCCGCTCTCTCGCCTATCACTGATATTGAACACTTCCGCGATAATCCTAAGAGTCCAATGGCTAAAAATACTTTTGACAGCATCTTCGACAGTCCTGAAAAATTGGCCAAAAATCAATTGACTAATATTTATAACAACCGTCAACCTAAGCAAGAGATTTTAACCTTATGTGGCGATCAAGATTTCATGCATGAAGACAACGTCATGTTCAAAAACTTCCTATCGATTCATGCTAAAGGTCGCTATACTTGGGTGCCTGTTGAAGGAGACCATTCGTGGAACACTTGGAGTCAAAACATCGATCGTGTCTTTGATTGGTTAGAAAAATAA
- a CDS encoding NupC/NupG family nucleoside CNT transporter, with protein sequence MYLVVNILGLFIFLGIGFLFSKNRKGIQWKSIAIMVVLNLFLAWFLTSFGVGRAIVSGAADGFNWLVQVAYTGIEFALPSWVHVKSMDFVTSALLPILLIVPLFDILTYIGVLPFIIKWIGKGLSFITGQPKFESFFAVEMMFLGNTEALAVSSLQLKQIKAQRNVTLAMMSMSCVTASIIGSYIQMMPGQFILTAIPINIINAIIVTSLLNPVTVEPEEDTIAKLHGEDGKKEPFFSFLGDSILGAGRLILIIAANVIAFVALAALIDKILQLVNPWLTLEHILGIVMYPFAWLLGLNGSDSFQMAQYMGTKLVTNEFVVMGKVTSIIKDFDPHFKAVLTVFITSFANFSTLGMIIGCFKGIVDKEKNDAISKNVGYMLLSGILVSLLSAAFVGLFVW encoded by the coding sequence ATGTACCTAGTAGTTAATATTTTAGGTCTTTTTATTTTTCTAGGCATCGGTTTTCTCTTTTCGAAGAATCGTAAGGGAATCCAATGGAAATCAATCGCCATCATGGTCGTTTTGAACTTGTTCTTGGCATGGTTTCTAACTAGTTTCGGTGTCGGTCGTGCAATTGTTTCGGGGGCTGCTGATGGTTTTAATTGGCTAGTTCAAGTTGCTTACACTGGTATCGAATTTGCTCTACCTAGTTGGGTTCATGTGAAGAGCATGGACTTCGTAACTAGTGCTCTATTACCAATTTTACTAATTGTGCCATTATTTGATATTTTGACATATATTGGTGTTCTACCTTTTATTATTAAGTGGATCGGTAAAGGATTGTCATTTATTACTGGTCAACCTAAGTTTGAATCATTTTTTGCCGTTGAAATGATGTTTTTAGGTAATACGGAAGCTTTAGCCGTATCAAGTTTGCAATTAAAACAAATCAAAGCACAACGTAACGTTACTTTGGCAATGATGTCAATGAGTTGTGTTACTGCCTCAATCATTGGATCATACATCCAAATGATGCCAGGTCAATTTATTTTAACAGCTATTCCTATCAATATTATTAATGCAATTATCGTAACAAGTTTATTGAATCCTGTTACAGTTGAACCAGAAGAAGATACAATTGCTAAGCTTCATGGTGAAGATGGTAAAAAAGAACCATTTTTCTCATTCCTTGGCGATTCAATTCTTGGTGCTGGTCGTTTGATCTTGATCATTGCCGCTAACGTTATCGCATTCGTTGCTTTGGCAGCTTTGATCGATAAGATTTTGCAATTGGTTAATCCATGGTTAACGCTTGAACACATCTTGGGTATCGTAATGTATCCATTTGCTTGGTTACTTGGTTTGAATGGTTCAGATTCATTCCAAATGGCTCAATACATGGGAACAAAATTAGTTACTAATGAATTCGTTGTAATGGGTAAAGTTACAAGTATCATTAAAGACTTTGATCCTCACTTCAAGGCTGTTCTAACAGTCTTCATCACATCATTCGCTAACTTCTCAACTTTGGGAATGATTATCGGATGTTTCAAAGGTATCGTTGATAAAGAAAAGAACGACGCTATTTCTAAGAATGTTGGCTACATGTTGCTATCAGGTATTTTGGTATCACTATTGTCAGCTGCATTTGTTGGATTGTTCGTTTGGTAA
- a CDS encoding aldo/keto reductase — protein MKSITFNHQNTSAIGMGTWHIGEGNQARTESEMAALRFGLDHGINVIDTAEMYGEGKSETLIGNVIKDYSRSDFQLISKFYPFHATPKLIEQSLKASLKRLQTDYLDLYLLHWRGQTPLAETVEGLENMVQAGLIKNWGVSNFDIEDLKELNALPNGKNCRINEDLYNIGSRGIEYSILPWQKEHNMSFIAYSPFGSDGSEYLKIAPVIQEMAQQKHITAYQLLLAWVIRNHDLLSIPKSSSVEHMKQNIEAVDVSFSADELELLDKTYPAPKNEKPLDTI, from the coding sequence TTGAAATCAATTACATTCAATCATCAAAATACTTCAGCCATTGGCATGGGCACTTGGCACATCGGTGAAGGCAACCAAGCTAGAACTGAATCAGAAATGGCAGCTCTAAGATTTGGTCTTGATCACGGCATCAATGTCATCGATACCGCCGAAATGTATGGCGAAGGTAAATCAGAGACTTTAATTGGTAACGTCATTAAAGATTACTCACGTTCAGATTTTCAATTAATTTCGAAGTTCTATCCATTTCACGCAACGCCAAAATTAATTGAACAAAGTCTTAAGGCTAGCCTCAAACGATTGCAGACTGACTACTTGGATCTCTACTTATTACACTGGCGTGGTCAAACTCCATTGGCAGAAACAGTCGAGGGCTTAGAAAATATGGTCCAAGCTGGCTTAATCAAAAACTGGGGTGTTTCAAATTTTGATATCGAAGATCTCAAAGAATTAAACGCCCTACCTAATGGTAAAAATTGTCGCATCAATGAAGATCTCTATAACATCGGCAGTCGTGGCATTGAGTATTCAATCTTGCCTTGGCAAAAAGAGCACAATATGTCCTTTATCGCCTATTCACCTTTTGGATCAGATGGCAGTGAATACTTGAAGATTGCTCCCGTTATTCAAGAGATGGCTCAACAAAAACACATTACCGCTTACCAACTATTACTAGCTTGGGTGATTAGAAACCACGATTTATTGAGCATCCCTAAATCTTCTTCTGTTGAGCATATGAAACAAAATATTGAAGCCGTCGATGTTAGTTTTTCAGCGGATGAATTGGAGTTGCTTGATAAAACTTATCCAGCTCCTAAAAATGAAAAACCACTCGATACGATTTGA
- a CDS encoding 6-phospho-beta-glucosidase, with protein sequence MQESGLPKNFLWGGAVAAHQLEGAWNEDGKGTSIADVMTVGSATTPRTITYDVESDKYYPNHQGIDFYHHYKEDIKLMSEMGFKAFRTSIAWTRIFPNGDEEQPNEKGLKFYDDLFKTCHEYGIEPVITLSHFEIPLHLIHKYGGWKNRKMINFFVKFATVCFNRYKDSVKYWMTFNEIDNQTDYLDDYLMATNSGLIYEKKVSNSTRERDMFQASHYELVASALAVKSGKKINPNFKIGNMINFKPFYAISAKPEDALFAHKVNDYRNWWTDIQVRGVYPEWLIKYLDRKGYHEDITDDDLKILKEGTVDYIGFSYYSTKAVKYNKDMGYDFVSQSKQVVNNPYLKSTDWGWTIDPLGLRYSLDFLTDRYHKPLFIVENGLGAVDHIEKDGSIHDPYRVDYLREHISAMIDAVKDDGVNLMGYLPWGCIDLVSAGTGQMSKRYGFIYVDMDNDGNGTLNRKKKDSFYWFKKVIKTNGADLSN encoded by the coding sequence ATGCAAGAATCTGGTTTGCCTAAAAACTTTTTGTGGGGTGGTGCAGTAGCCGCTCATCAATTAGAAGGTGCATGGAATGAAGATGGTAAGGGTACAAGCATCGCTGATGTTATGACGGTCGGTAGTGCCACTACACCACGAACAATAACTTATGATGTTGAGAGCGATAAATACTATCCTAATCATCAGGGAATTGATTTTTATCATCATTACAAGGAAGATATTAAGCTAATGTCCGAAATGGGCTTTAAAGCATTTAGAACTTCCATTGCTTGGACCCGAATATTCCCAAATGGTGATGAAGAACAGCCTAATGAAAAGGGGTTAAAATTTTATGATGACCTCTTTAAAACATGTCATGAATATGGAATTGAGCCTGTGATAACCTTATCGCACTTTGAGATACCTCTTCATTTAATCCATAAATATGGCGGTTGGAAAAATAGAAAAATGATTAACTTCTTTGTTAAGTTTGCCACTGTTTGTTTCAACCGTTACAAAGATTCAGTTAAATACTGGATGACATTTAATGAAATTGATAACCAAACTGACTACTTAGATGACTATTTAATGGCAACCAACTCTGGCTTGATATATGAAAAAAAGGTTAGCAATTCGACTAGGGAACGAGATATGTTTCAAGCATCCCATTACGAATTAGTCGCTAGTGCACTTGCTGTGAAGTCGGGGAAGAAGATTAATCCAAATTTCAAAATTGGTAATATGATAAACTTTAAACCTTTCTATGCTATCTCTGCCAAGCCAGAAGATGCTTTATTTGCTCACAAGGTTAACGATTACCGTAATTGGTGGACCGACATTCAAGTAAGGGGAGTCTACCCAGAATGGTTAATTAAATATCTTGATAGAAAAGGTTATCACGAAGATATTACTGATGATGATCTCAAGATACTAAAAGAAGGTACCGTTGATTATATCGGCTTCAGTTATTATTCAACAAAAGCCGTTAAATATAACAAAGATATGGGATATGATTTCGTATCGCAAAGCAAACAAGTCGTTAATAATCCTTATCTAAAAAGTACCGATTGGGGATGGACAATTGATCCTTTAGGTTTAAGATATTCGTTGGATTTTCTAACGGATCGCTATCATAAGCCTCTGTTTATCGTTGAAAATGGATTGGGTGCAGTCGATCATATCGAAAAAGACGGTTCCATACATGATCCTTATCGAGTTGATTATTTACGTGAGCATATTTCTGCCATGATTGATGCGGTTAAAGATGATGGCGTTAATTTAATGGGATATTTGCCTTGGGGCTGCATCGATTTAGTCTCTGCAGGAACTGGACAGATGTCCAAAAGATATGGATTTATCTATGTCGATATGGATAATGACGGAAATGGAACTTTGAACAGAAAGAAAAAAGATTCATTTTATTGGTTTAAAAAAGTTATAAAAACAAATGGAGCAGACTTATCCAATTAA
- a CDS encoding BglG family transcription antiterminator → MSNREKLWEFLINNPGWHTSSELALVVGVTSRTIKTYLHDSPKYLNLTSSNKGYMIDSKNSNLKSLKKDNVQTIHQIERYLLSDKKSNIMDLSIELYLSESSINKNLTIINDNIKKFGLSIERSGDNVSLIGTEAQKRKLISSLLYEESNGSFLSQNMVNENFPNIDYAKIKQAIEENANKYNVYLNTFDVNNILLHLLIAIQRISSGHVMSKHINNMKPNEKLNVVSAILYDVENVAKISFPSNDWDELSTVINYSVSRWHKDLVDKVSQESIDLVNELIEYVWSIFNVNLNNSSFKTQFTIHLDRVLKRSRTNKTIHNPMVQKIKTSSPTIYECAVLMAHLISQKAKVTLDDNEIAFIAMHIGNAIAEQNSTRDKLKVVILMPDYQGSMYEIVNRIKKEFQNSIVIEDVIEEPALQNIPNDIDLVVEINSDYDIKNINHLVISPFLVPSDIANLKIKIATKQHEIKKKRFQKSLMSFFDKQNFIFTNSINDRNQIFDMVTKKFVDEKIVDSNFKDNLINRENMSSTAFGRFAVPHSFNMNANKSNGFIVINNKGIGWTNNSEVYLVIVLAVDPNNKSLFREVFDDISEIMIEPANLSKLLKCKTYEQFIVQLTELI, encoded by the coding sequence ATGAGCAATCGTGAAAAATTATGGGAATTTCTAATTAATAATCCTGGTTGGCATACTTCATCAGAATTGGCTTTAGTGGTGGGGGTAACCTCAAGAACAATTAAAACCTATCTTCATGACAGCCCTAAATATTTGAATCTTACGTCTAGTAACAAAGGCTATATGATCGATTCAAAAAACTCTAATTTAAAATCATTAAAAAAAGATAACGTTCAAACTATTCATCAAATTGAACGTTATTTATTATCTGACAAAAAAAGCAATATTATGGATTTGTCGATAGAATTATATTTGAGTGAATCGTCAATCAATAAGAACTTAACGATAATAAATGACAATATAAAAAAGTTTGGACTATCTATTGAGAGGAGCGGCGATAACGTTTCTCTAATTGGGACGGAAGCTCAAAAAAGAAAATTAATAAGTTCTCTATTATATGAAGAATCAAATGGGAGTTTTTTATCACAGAATATGGTTAATGAAAACTTTCCAAATATCGATTATGCCAAGATAAAGCAGGCAATTGAAGAAAATGCTAATAAATATAACGTATACCTTAATACGTTTGACGTTAACAACATTTTGTTGCATTTGTTAATTGCTATACAGCGTATTAGTAGCGGACATGTTATGAGTAAACATATAAATAACATGAAACCGAATGAAAAATTAAACGTTGTTTCAGCAATTTTATACGATGTGGAAAACGTAGCTAAAATTAGTTTTCCATCAAATGATTGGGACGAACTAAGTACAGTAATAAACTACTCAGTTTCAAGATGGCATAAAGATCTTGTCGATAAAGTTTCTCAAGAATCCATAGATCTAGTAAATGAACTGATTGAATATGTTTGGTCTATTTTTAACGTTAATTTAAATAACTCCAGTTTTAAGACTCAATTTACAATTCACTTAGACAGAGTCTTAAAACGATCCAGAACAAACAAGACTATTCATAATCCTATGGTTCAAAAAATAAAAACATCATCCCCAACTATATATGAATGTGCTGTTTTAATGGCACACCTGATTAGTCAAAAAGCCAAAGTGACCTTAGATGATAACGAAATAGCTTTTATTGCAATGCACATTGGTAATGCAATCGCTGAACAAAATAGTACAAGAGATAAATTAAAAGTTGTAATTCTTATGCCCGATTATCAAGGAAGTATGTACGAAATTGTTAATAGAATAAAAAAAGAATTTCAAAATTCAATTGTCATTGAAGATGTCATAGAGGAACCTGCTTTACAAAATATCCCAAATGATATTGATTTAGTCGTTGAAATAAATTCTGATTATGACATTAAAAATATCAACCATCTAGTGATATCGCCTTTCTTAGTTCCCAGCGATATTGCTAATTTAAAAATAAAGATTGCTACCAAACAGCATGAAATTAAGAAGAAAAGATTTCAAAAATCATTAATGTCATTCTTCGATAAACAAAACTTTATATTTACAAATAGCATCAACGACCGTAATCAAATTTTTGATATGGTTACAAAGAAATTTGTTGACGAGAAAATTGTTGATTCAAACTTCAAAGACAATTTAATAAATCGTGAGAATATGTCAAGTACAGCCTTCGGTAGATTTGCTGTTCCTCACTCCTTTAATATGAATGCAAACAAAAGCAATGGTTTTATTGTCATAAATAATAAGGGGATAGGCTGGACAAACAATTCTGAGGTTTATCTCGTGATTGTTCTCGCTGTTGATCCAAATAATAAATCGTTATTCCGTGAAGTTTTTGATGATATTTCTGAAATAATGATTGAACCTGCTAATTTATCTAAATTATTGAAATGCAAAACATATGAACAGTTCATTGTTCAACTAACTGAATTAATTTAA